One region of Choristoneura fumiferana chromosome 3, NRCan_CFum_1, whole genome shotgun sequence genomic DNA includes:
- the Fbxo42 gene encoding F-box protein 42 → MDVIHHSSGQQTLRNTIEDLPDEVLEFILGFLPPYKDLQNCKTVCKRWYNCAENVLRKTSMRLVKAVGEFNILWKKIAATDLLPTITRRFSHAACVLDNNMYIFGGCTTNATSFNDLWRFDLSKRQWVRPLATGTYPVPKAYTSMVSYKDCLIVFGGWTYPSLSQYYQNVTMFNDIHFYCVRTNKWILVNATNSPPPMAGHSACIKDNEMVVFGGLVMSAAQNYQIQCSNEIWVLDLISLNWTKQPTTKPRPSPRYAQSLVPLDSDKAMLLGGVQTLHNRFVYSDCWILTMKGPTWTWKELAVKNKEWASANIWCNPACRVGDKIVSLSRTRHGWNCAKPLVTSAVRLSALSRPEGAPVSVRVEQSLQRPLDRDQNINGRRGVFPRQALNSARQQQINQNNEPVAGPSNDHGAIPVLNENANSDGNSSIAGPSSDSKQSISALELGRKESIMRRNKNKNKAMKIVRQLQEANKYRMAAFACDNSLNVALPENDLINQRQIAHLENRREEEPPVDNPIQRQQPAVKKIKRNTLTMHVLDISTVLDGNSFNYVSWLCPRLGETTGAPEELVMYSLVRGNGELIMFGGVHNDISILNYSQHQSMYSNSLHFITAPRDII, encoded by the exons ATGGATGTTATTCATCATTCTTCAGGTCAACAAACATTGCGAAACACAATTGAAGATCTTCCTGATGAAGTGCTGGAATTTATTTTGGGTTTCTTGCCTCCATATAAAGATCTACAAAACTGCAAAACCGTATGTAAGAGATGGTACAATTGTGCAgaaa ATGTCTTGCGAAAAACTTCTATGAGGCTTGTCAAAGCTGTAGGAGAATTCAATATATTGTGGAAGAAAATTGCTGCAACTGATCTGCTGCCAACTATAACACGAAGGTTCTCTCATGCTGCATGTGTGCtggataataatatgtatatatttggTGGGTGCACTACCAATGCCACATCATTTAATGATTTATGGCGGTTTGACTTGTCCAAAAGGCAATGGGTAAGGCCACTAGCCACAGGAACATACCCAGTCCCAAAGGCATACACATCAATGGTTAGCTATAAAGATTGCCTGATAGTGTTTGGTGGTTGGACATATCCTTCACTCTCACAGTACTATCAGAATGTAACCATGTTCAATgatattcatttttattgtgTTAGGACTAATAAATGGATCTTAGTCAATGCAACTAATAGCCCACCACCTATGGCAGGACATTCAGCATGTATAAAGGATAATGAAATGGTTGTGTTTGGTGGCCTTGTAATGTCGGCTGCACAGAATTACCAAATACAATGCTCAAATGAAATATGGGTCCTAGATCTCATCTCACTCAATTGGACAAAGCAACCAACAACCAAACCAAGACCTTCTCCTAGATATGCACAGTCTCTTGTGCCTTTGGACTCTGACAAAGCCATGCTTCTTGGAGGTGTTCAGACCTTACACAATCGGTTTGTGTATAGTGATTGCTGGATATTGACCATGAAAGGTCCCACTTGGACATGGAAAGAGCTagcagttaaaaataaagagtGGGCTTCTGCCAATATCTGGTGTAACCCAGCTTGTAGAGTTGGTGACAAGATAGTCAGTCTGAGCAGAACAAGGCATGGATGGAACTGTGCTAAGCCTCTAGTGACATCTGCTGTGCGATTATCTGCTCTCAGTAGACCTGAAGGAGCACCAGTCTCAGTACGAGTGGAACAAAGCTTACAAAGACCCTTAGACAGGGATCAAAATATTAATGGGAGGAGGGGTGTTTTTCCAAGACAAGCTTTAAACTCTGCAAGACAGcaacaaattaatcaaaataatgaACCAGTTGCAGGTCCCAGCAATGATCATGGAGCAATTCCTGTATTGAATGAGAATGCCAATTCAGATGGTAATAGTTCTATAGCTGGTCCAAGTTCTGACTCTAAGCAGTCAATCAGTGCCTTAGAATTAGGTAGGAAAGAATCTATTATgagaagaaataaaaacaag AATAAAGCTATGAAAATAGTTCGCCAATTACAAGAAGCTAATAAATATAGGATGGCAGCTTTTGCTTGTGACAATAGTCTTAATGTTGCACTGCCAGAAAATGATCTCATCAATCAAAGGCAAATTGCTCATCTAGAGAACAGAAGGGAAGAGGAGCCTCCAGTTGATAATCCAATACAAAGACAACAACCAGCTGTTAAAAAGATCAAAAGAAACACTTTAACTATGCATGTGCTAGATATATCTACAGTGTTAGATGGTAACTCATTTAATTACGTGTCCTGGTTGTGCCCACGCCTTGGGGAAACCACTGGTGCCCCAGAGGAACTTGTCATGTACTCTCTGGTCAGAGGAAACGGAGAACTTATCATGTTTGGAGGTGTTCATAATGATATCAGTATTTTGAATTACTCTCAACATCAAAGTATGTATTCCAATTCTTTGCATTTCATAACAGCTCCAAGAGATATTATTTGA